In one Leptospiraceae bacterium genomic region, the following are encoded:
- a CDS encoding serine hydrolase, with amino-acid sequence MKILKPIVYFSLFISLLSCSSFPNKPEKVETGNYSFAKKYLDYLGKEAMDKNKIRGLAITVMDEKEILFEKNYGEEKEDTAFTETSPFRIASVSKLFTALSIMQLVEKKKLNLKDPLKKYIPEFRLKNGSESKITLEMLLAHRSGLPSVAKDFYINEGVDKAEDILVTLSGMDLIAEPGTKFQYCNTCYNLLSKIIEKVSKQNYEDYIKNQIFIPLEMNSSEVFLKDINSVYGYERLKLFSAERVKNFPIRDRGAGSIISNLSDMKKFLQFLLAPERKPGIVKSESLQRMYELLFPDSSEVRFGKYGIGFMVNLLKVQNSELNVGHGGDLPGFTSALFYLPQDKLGGIVFANTGTARMARFKLLNEGLSAFLEAKTGKEYKLPQKEERKFVPLDDKELSSLVGFYQGAGIAFSIEKEGNSLTFFSRGQKLNLQHLGNQNFGIYIKLLGLFNIDLSPAFFLSDSTSIKFEKQESGKIRAILQMKYAGFQIDTISEKVEWEEDRELYKDVLGNYLITEDSLRHTDKSFLPVNRIQLLKVKDKPLLIRNFAEKQMMAEVYGSYESANTFFLPEIGHIYQEGDLIRFSGLVYKKEKAK; translated from the coding sequence ATGAAAATTTTAAAACCCATAGTATATTTTTCACTTTTCATATCCCTTTTGTCCTGTTCTTCTTTTCCGAATAAACCGGAAAAAGTGGAAACAGGAAACTATAGCTTTGCAAAAAAGTATCTTGATTATCTCGGTAAAGAAGCTATGGATAAAAATAAGATACGGGGTTTAGCTATAACAGTAATGGATGAAAAGGAAATATTGTTTGAAAAAAACTACGGAGAAGAAAAGGAAGATACGGCCTTTACAGAAACAAGTCCTTTTCGGATTGCCTCTGTCAGTAAACTATTTACAGCCCTTTCCATCATGCAGCTTGTTGAAAAAAAGAAACTGAACTTAAAAGATCCTCTAAAAAAATACATACCCGAATTTCGTTTAAAAAATGGTTCCGAGTCTAAAATTACTCTTGAAATGTTATTAGCTCACCGTTCCGGTCTTCCCTCTGTAGCTAAGGATTTTTATATCAATGAAGGAGTAGATAAAGCGGAAGATATCCTTGTCACTCTTTCCGGAATGGATTTGATTGCTGAACCGGGAACTAAATTTCAATATTGTAATACCTGCTATAATCTTTTAAGCAAAATAATTGAAAAAGTTAGTAAACAGAACTATGAAGATTATATAAAAAACCAAATATTTATTCCTCTGGAGATGAATTCTTCTGAAGTTTTCCTGAAAGACATAAATTCTGTTTACGGATATGAACGCTTGAAGCTTTTTTCTGCAGAGAGAGTGAAAAACTTTCCGATTCGAGATAGAGGAGCCGGCTCAATTATATCTAATCTTTCAGATATGAAAAAGTTCTTACAGTTTTTACTTGCTCCGGAAAGAAAACCAGGTATCGTGAAGTCTGAAAGCTTGCAGAGAATGTATGAACTTTTATTTCCCGATTCTTCCGAAGTAAGATTTGGTAAATATGGAATCGGCTTTATGGTCAATCTCTTAAAAGTTCAAAATTCCGAATTAAACGTGGGGCACGGAGGAGATCTCCCCGGTTTTACCAGTGCCTTATTCTATTTACCCCAGGATAAACTGGGGGGTATTGTTTTTGCTAACACGGGAACTGCCAGAATGGCAAGGTTCAAACTTTTGAATGAAGGTCTTTCCGCTTTCCTGGAAGCGAAAACAGGAAAAGAGTATAAGCTTCCGCAAAAAGAAGAGCGTAAATTTGTTCCCTTAGACGATAAAGAATTATCTTCTCTTGTTGGATTTTACCAGGGAGCAGGTATTGCTTTTTCAATAGAAAAAGAAGGAAATAGTTTAACTTTTTTTAGTCGGGGGCAAAAACTAAATTTACAGCACTTAGGGAATCAAAATTTTGGGATATATATTAAGTTACTGGGTCTTTTTAACATTGACTTATCTCCGGCTTTCTTTCTTTCCGATTCTACAAGTATAAAGTTTGAAAAACAGGAATCAGGAAAAATTCGTGCAATCTTGCAAATGAAATATGCAGGTTTTCAAATAGATACTATTTCCGAAAAAGTAGAATGGGAAGAAGACCGTGAGTTGTATAAGGATGTGCTTGGAAATTATTTAATAACAGAAGATAGTTTAAGGCATACAGATAAGTCTTTTTTGCCTGTTAACAGGATACAACTTCTAAAAGTAAAAGATAAGCCTCTTTTAATAAGAAATTTCGCCGAGAAGCAAATGATGGCAGAAGTATACGGAAGCTACGAGTCAGCAAATACTTTCTTTCTTCCGGAAATCGGTCATATCTACCAGGAAGGAGATCTTATCAGGTTTTCCGGTTTAGTTTACAAAAAAGAAAAGGCGAAATAA
- a CDS encoding SpoIIE family protein phosphatase, whose amino-acid sequence MDWLKFSYHSPPLLYDSIIAFLTTGFLIFRKNKTLSTYWLAGFFLGDMLLFTAYFASFSIFADWGAFHRYVSCLVMFGNASLVAFSYYYPKTERPREAFVVTLLSFLVASLAYVHFIWNTWKMEKIYSFEAQIYTFDFGEEVGLVIMLLFLLALINLLRKTVRYSGYEGRFSSLLRRPVSIFSLQYPRFLFGKFLVGLIKIIKPVGKEAEAVRGFAIPVFAHILVALLNVFVKTDRISYELYSFLFATSTMFILYNMGTVYINNSTEPTTFRVKLVGISLGTILFFIGIVGNLTLYALEKDYDEKRLLELGMLKNSIQAGNFDRMGKNVKYVLSSSDLEGRYKKSYTILFEGEHGFTPEELLQSEAKEIAFKTRHLIPKLKKKLLGLSTEELEKIAFDSLNAITIQNEKRSFRKVGDRLYTAYRFEANEKVYEIGFDYSQYRSYIHDISKLLIATMLAATILILIFYPLLFSASLVKPLDALLEGVRSVNKGVLEIDIPIRVQDEIGYLSRSFNRMVKSIRLAKVKLEDYANNLEHKVQDRTKEVQARMEEIKALKEHQDGDYFLTSLLTKPLFINSNKSENVLTTFFIKQKKQFVFRNRQGELGGDLCVTGNLRLGKEYSYKRYIMAVNADAMGKSMQGAGGALVMGVVINSIMARSAANNRILDKTPEEWLKDTYNEIHSIFKSFDGSMVISATLFLISEETGKSYFINAEHPFTILYRDEKAEFIDDTIYIRKLGLDINNEFLIQEFQFKKGDVVFLGSDGRDDIRLDIDSRLINEDETLVLKHVEKAKGDLDLLITEIEKAGEITDDLSILRIEFLHPKVEETSEEDVITTYELSLNENYEKAKELVRQGDLENAKLLLEKESPSGINSFKVYRLLGLICLKLKEHDTCISSLNRALEQQADDLEIWYYLSVAYKRTKDYDKSIETSLKALDSKEHEIPVLLNLCDCYRLTGNTTKAVEYLALLDKKDPGNPLAEKIRQRL is encoded by the coding sequence ATGGATTGGTTAAAATTTTCGTATCATTCTCCTCCTCTTTTATATGATTCTATCATTGCTTTTCTGACTACCGGTTTTTTAATTTTTCGTAAAAACAAGACTCTTTCGACATACTGGCTGGCCGGTTTCTTCTTAGGAGACATGCTTCTTTTTACGGCTTATTTTGCTTCCTTTTCTATTTTTGCAGACTGGGGGGCTTTTCATCGTTATGTATCCTGCCTGGTAATGTTTGGCAATGCCTCTCTGGTAGCCTTTTCCTATTACTATCCGAAAACTGAAAGACCCAGGGAAGCCTTTGTGGTCACCCTCCTTTCTTTCCTGGTAGCAAGTCTCGCTTACGTTCATTTCATCTGGAACACCTGGAAAATGGAGAAGATCTATAGTTTTGAAGCTCAAATCTATACCTTTGATTTTGGTGAAGAGGTAGGACTTGTCATCATGCTTCTCTTTCTTTTGGCCCTTATCAATCTCTTACGAAAAACGGTAAGATATTCCGGTTACGAGGGAAGATTTTCTTCTTTACTACGAAGACCCGTATCTATCTTTTCCTTGCAATATCCGCGTTTTCTCTTTGGAAAATTTTTAGTCGGACTTATAAAAATCATCAAGCCGGTAGGAAAAGAAGCTGAGGCGGTTCGTGGTTTTGCTATCCCGGTTTTTGCTCATATTCTCGTAGCTCTATTAAATGTTTTTGTGAAAACAGACCGCATTTCTTATGAGCTCTACTCCTTCTTATTTGCAACGAGTACCATGTTCATACTTTATAATATGGGTACGGTCTACATCAATAATTCAACCGAGCCTACTACTTTCAGGGTAAAGCTGGTGGGAATCAGCCTCGGAACCATTCTCTTTTTTATTGGTATTGTAGGAAATTTAACCCTCTACGCTTTAGAAAAAGACTACGATGAAAAACGTCTTTTAGAACTCGGAATGCTAAAGAATAGCATTCAGGCGGGTAACTTTGACCGAATGGGAAAAAATGTAAAATATGTTTTATCCAGTTCTGACTTAGAAGGTAGATACAAAAAAAGTTACACTATCTTATTTGAAGGAGAACATGGCTTTACACCGGAAGAATTACTGCAAAGTGAAGCCAAAGAAATCGCATTTAAAACCAGGCATCTAATTCCCAAATTAAAGAAAAAACTTTTAGGTTTATCTACAGAAGAATTAGAAAAAATCGCTTTTGATAGTTTAAATGCCATTACCATACAAAATGAAAAGCGTAGTTTTAGAAAAGTTGGAGACCGCTTATATACCGCTTATCGTTTTGAAGCCAATGAAAAAGTCTATGAAATAGGTTTTGACTATTCTCAGTATAGAAGTTATATCCATGATATATCGAAGTTACTAATAGCCACTATGCTTGCTGCTACTATACTAATTTTGATATTTTATCCTCTTCTCTTTTCGGCAAGTCTTGTCAAACCTCTCGATGCCCTTCTGGAAGGGGTGCGCAGCGTAAATAAGGGTGTCTTAGAGATTGATATTCCCATTAGGGTTCAGGATGAGATAGGTTATTTATCCCGATCCTTCAACCGAATGGTGAAATCGATCCGTCTGGCCAAGGTAAAGTTGGAGGATTATGCCAATAACCTTGAGCATAAAGTACAGGATAGAACGAAAGAAGTTCAGGCCCGCATGGAAGAAATAAAAGCTTTAAAAGAGCATCAGGATGGAGATTATTTTTTAACGTCTCTATTAACCAAACCTCTTTTCATCAATTCGAATAAATCGGAAAATGTTCTCACTACATTTTTTATTAAACAAAAAAAGCAGTTCGTCTTTCGGAATAGACAGGGAGAATTGGGTGGAGACCTCTGCGTTACGGGAAATTTAAGGTTAGGAAAAGAATACAGCTATAAGCGTTATATTATGGCAGTAAACGCAGACGCTATGGGCAAGTCCATGCAGGGAGCAGGTGGTGCCCTGGTGATGGGGGTTGTGATTAATTCAATTATGGCCCGCTCGGCTGCGAATAATAGGATTCTGGATAAAACACCGGAAGAGTGGTTAAAAGACACCTATAATGAAATCCACTCTATTTTTAAATCCTTTGATGGAAGTATGGTAATCTCTGCCACACTTTTTCTCATCAGTGAAGAAACCGGGAAATCCTATTTTATCAATGCAGAACACCCCTTTACTATTTTGTACAGGGACGAGAAAGCCGAGTTTATTGATGATACCATTTATATACGAAAACTCGGCCTTGATATAAACAATGAATTTTTAATCCAGGAGTTTCAATTCAAGAAAGGAGATGTTGTTTTTCTGGGTTCGGACGGAAGGGATGATATCCGACTGGATATAGATTCTCGCTTGATAAATGAAGATGAAACTTTAGTTCTGAAACATGTAGAGAAAGCAAAAGGAGATTTAGATCTTCTCATTACCGAAATTGAAAAAGCTGGTGAAATCACCGATGATTTATCCATACTACGAATTGAGTTCTTGCATCCGAAGGTAGAAGAAACATCAGAGGAGGATGTAATAACAACCTATGAACTCAGTTTAAACGAAAATTACGAAAAAGCCAAAGAATTAGTCCGTCAGGGAGATTTAGAAAATGCTAAATTATTATTAGAAAAGGAAAGTCCTTCCGGCATCAACAGTTTTAAAGTATATCGTCTCCTGGGTTTAATTTGTTTAAAACTCAAAGAACACGATACCTGCATTTCCTCTTTAAACCGGGCCCTTGAACAACAAGCCGATGATTTGGAAATCTGGTACTACTTATCTGTAGCATATAAACGTACAAAGGATTATGATAAATCTATAGAAACATCTTTAAAAGCTTTAGATTCGAAAGAGCATGAAATCCCGGTTCTTTTGAATCTCTGTGATTGCTATCGCCTAACCGGAAATACAACAAAAGCAGTAGAATACCTCGCTCTTCTGGATAAGAAGGATCCGGGTAATCCTCTCGCAGAAAAAATTCGTCAGAGGTTATAA
- a CDS encoding tetratricopeptide repeat protein, with the protein MKYQIPTFLKRSFSSALRNSKIFFFIFLLFPYTSSLSALQTDTCNKIRKELELLKIETDFQNRKKQADSLSRLKRKTPEEEFKTCAWNYLGENTERLYWFGLFLFDPYYTQNPDYRFAEKVLQKGLTLSIKENQPGQASFYHLIGQVFLREGKKQQAKPYFQKAFQLAEKEYPGTIPAVEEDFYEKIEKLLK; encoded by the coding sequence ATGAAATATCAAATACCTACATTCCTAAAAAGAAGTTTTTCTTCTGCTTTAAGAAACTCGAAAATTTTCTTTTTCATATTTCTACTCTTTCCCTATACAAGCTCTCTATCTGCCTTGCAAACAGATACCTGCAATAAAATACGAAAAGAATTGGAATTGTTAAAAATTGAAACGGATTTCCAAAATAGAAAAAAGCAGGCCGATTCCCTGTCCCGTCTAAAACGTAAAACTCCCGAAGAAGAGTTTAAAACCTGTGCCTGGAATTATCTGGGTGAAAATACAGAGCGTTTGTATTGGTTCGGTCTTTTTTTATTCGACCCTTATTATACGCAAAATCCGGATTATCGCTTTGCAGAAAAAGTTTTGCAAAAAGGGCTTACACTTTCTATAAAAGAAAACCAGCCGGGACAGGCGAGTTTCTATCACCTGATAGGACAAGTTTTCCTTCGAGAAGGAAAGAAGCAACAGGCGAAACCCTATTTTCAAAAAGCTTTTCAACTGGCTGAGAAAGAATACCCGGGAACGATTCCGGCTGTTGAAGAAGATTTTTACGAGAAGATTGAGAAACTGCTAAAATAG
- a CDS encoding MFS transporter: protein MLYLLFLFFFFFGLGSNFSSLSPYFLSNFEGSAKWLFFSMQIALPLGNFLSGWLSDRAGKIRVFLLIGSFCVIPAQFSLYSFPDSFFLTAISAFFLRFLLTANYQWLSIAAIENLGEHKFSRVRSAGTIGFLLVQALLFVLTTRIGGKEAVLNRPDETGRLGSLFFLFCLPLAFLIPKKRKTARPFRFGDAVKLLQTKEISFFFSVSFLYYFAYQVSDNYLGKFLQVSEGLNFVFLSWVFAVILEIPFLYYLPSLIQKNGNISIFYLSLIFGFIRFTILAFACFYPSKTLFLTAQFLHSILFAGYYMGAIYWIRKHSPPEIYGSVIGLYTVFSLSFGVMLGNLFYGNLLEKKVSERFIFFINPNPSLKALQLSNFFSLFFLTASIFLLLLLAFFIYRRKNKTV, encoded by the coding sequence TTGCTTTATCTCTTATTTTTATTTTTCTTCTTTTTCGGTCTGGGTTCTAATTTTTCCAGCCTTTCTCCCTATTTTCTCTCTAACTTTGAAGGTTCTGCCAAATGGCTTTTCTTTAGTATGCAAATTGCTCTTCCCCTCGGTAATTTTTTATCGGGCTGGCTATCCGATAGGGCCGGGAAAATCAGGGTCTTTCTTTTAATCGGTTCTTTTTGTGTAATTCCGGCTCAATTTTCTTTGTATTCTTTTCCGGATAGTTTTTTCCTTACCGCTATTTCTGCATTTTTCTTGCGATTTCTCCTGACTGCCAATTACCAATGGTTAAGTATTGCCGCTATAGAAAATTTGGGAGAACATAAATTCAGCCGTGTTCGTTCTGCCGGAACCATAGGTTTTTTACTCGTTCAGGCACTTTTATTCGTATTAACCACCCGGATAGGTGGAAAAGAGGCTGTATTAAACAGACCCGATGAAACAGGTAGACTCGGAAGTCTCTTTTTTTTATTCTGTCTACCCCTCGCATTTTTAATTCCTAAAAAAAGAAAAACAGCAAGACCTTTTCGATTTGGAGATGCAGTAAAGCTTTTACAAACAAAAGAGATTTCCTTTTTCTTTTCTGTTTCCTTTCTATATTATTTTGCCTATCAGGTTTCAGATAATTATCTCGGTAAGTTTTTACAGGTATCGGAAGGACTAAATTTTGTTTTTTTATCCTGGGTATTTGCGGTTATCTTAGAAATTCCTTTTTTATATTATCTCCCTTCTCTTATCCAGAAAAATGGAAATATTTCGATATTTTATCTTTCTCTTATATTTGGATTTATTCGATTTACTATCTTAGCTTTTGCTTGCTTTTATCCCTCGAAAACCTTATTTCTAACCGCGCAATTCCTGCATTCCATTCTTTTTGCCGGTTATTATATGGGAGCAATTTATTGGATTCGAAAACACAGTCCTCCGGAAATTTATGGTTCGGTCATAGGACTCTATACAGTATTTTCTCTCTCTTTCGGGGTTATGCTCGGAAACCTTTTTTATGGAAACCTCTTAGAAAAAAAAGTATCAGAAAGATTTATTTTTTTTATAAATCCGAATCCGAGTCTTAAGGCTTTACAACTTTCCAACTTTTTTAGCCTGTTTTTTTTAACCGCCAGCATTTTTCTTTTACTTCTTCTTGCTTTTTTTATATACAGAAGAAAGAATAAGACAGTATGA
- a CDS encoding adenylosuccinate lyase has protein sequence MIDRYSNPEIAKIWTLENKFLIWKDIEILACEARMKKGEVPEADFEEIKTRANFKVEEILELESTLHHDVIAFLTNMASYIGPASRHVHYGLTSSDIGDTALCVQMKQAMDLIIKKTEVLLETTKGNAIKYKDLACIGRSHGIHAEPMTLGLKFALFYSEMQRNLERMKQAREEISVGKFSGAVGTFSNIEPDLEAFVCEKLGLKPDPITTQVITRDRHAFYMSVLGITASSLDRMATEIRLLQKTEGREVEEPFAKGQKGSSAMPHKRNPVVCERISGIARVIRSNVSVAFQNMPLWHERDISHSSAERIVLPDSTIALEYILDKMNFVLKGLHVYPDACERVIGTTRGLFFSQKAMLTLIEKGKMSREKSYEIIQKHAMNVWADPKKSLMQELLLDKEVQEVISKNELESVFSVEPYLRNIDFIYKRLGLL, from the coding sequence ATGATAGATAGATATAGTAACCCGGAAATAGCTAAAATCTGGACTTTAGAGAATAAGTTCTTGATCTGGAAAGACATCGAAATTCTCGCCTGTGAAGCAAGGATGAAGAAAGGCGAGGTTCCGGAAGCTGATTTTGAGGAAATCAAGACCAGGGCAAACTTCAAAGTGGAAGAAATATTAGAACTTGAAAGTACCCTGCATCACGATGTAATTGCATTTTTAACAAATATGGCCTCCTATATCGGCCCTGCTTCCCGTCACGTTCATTATGGCCTCACTTCTTCTGACATTGGAGATACTGCCCTCTGTGTGCAAATGAAACAGGCAATGGATTTGATAATCAAGAAGACCGAAGTCCTTTTAGAGACTACAAAAGGAAATGCCATCAAGTATAAAGACCTCGCCTGTATAGGAAGAAGCCATGGAATTCATGCTGAGCCTATGACTCTCGGTTTAAAATTTGCTTTGTTTTATTCGGAAATGCAGAGAAACCTCGAAAGAATGAAGCAGGCCAGAGAAGAAATATCTGTAGGAAAATTTTCAGGGGCCGTGGGAACCTTTTCCAACATTGAGCCTGATCTGGAAGCTTTCGTTTGTGAAAAACTAGGTCTTAAACCCGATCCCATTACTACCCAGGTCATCACCCGTGACCGTCATGCCTTCTATATGAGTGTTTTGGGAATTACAGCTTCCAGCCTCGATAGGATGGCAACCGAAATTCGTTTACTCCAAAAAACCGAAGGAAGAGAAGTGGAAGAACCCTTTGCAAAAGGTCAAAAGGGTTCTTCAGCTATGCCTCATAAGAGAAACCCGGTAGTCTGTGAAAGAATTTCCGGTATAGCCAGGGTAATACGTTCCAATGTCTCTGTTGCTTTTCAAAATATGCCTCTCTGGCATGAAAGGGATATTTCCCACTCCTCTGCTGAAAGAATTGTTTTACCTGATTCTACGATTGCACTGGAATACATACTCGACAAGATGAATTTTGTATTAAAAGGTCTGCATGTTTATCCGGATGCCTGTGAAAGAGTAATCGGCACTACCAGGGGGCTATTCTTCTCCCAGAAAGCTATGCTGACTCTTATTGAAAAAGGAAAAATGAGCCGGGAAAAGTCGTATGAAATCATCCAGAAACATGCGATGAATGTCTGGGCAGATCCTAAAAAATCTCTTATGCAGGAGCTTTTACTGGATAAAGAAGTTCAGGAAGTAATTTCAAAAAATGAATTAGAATCTGTTTTCTCTGTAGAACCTTATCTTAGAAATATAGATTTTATCTATAAAAGACTCGGTCTTTTATGA
- a CDS encoding 2,3-bisphosphoglycerate-independent phosphoglycerate mutase, protein MNLQKKSNVDTAKQVLLVILDGVGYTEKGVEFGNAVAKADMPVLKSLWAKEPTIQIKAHGTAVGMPSDDDMGNSEVGHNVLGCGRVFSQGAKLVNQSLASKDMFHAETWKALVENCKIKRSTLHFIGLLSDGNVHSHISHLKQMIEQAKKEGVGTVRIHALLDGRDVPEKSALEYTEPFEEFLTSLRDENFDAKIASGGGRMTITMDRYEADWQMVKRGWDIHVRGEGRQYGSIKEAIEALRKEDPKVIDQYLPGFVISENDKPLGKIVDGDSVIFFNFRGDRAIELSMAFSYEDFDKFDRGKKPDVVYAGMMQYDGDLKLPEKFLVSPPAIDRTISEYLAKAGIKQYAISETQKYGHVTYFWNGNRSGYFDKNLEAYKEIPSDIIPFDQAPKMKAAEITEELIKAVESQEYPFLRVNYANGDMVGHTGNFDATVASMEFLDTCLVKLMESAKKTETVVLITADHGNSDEMYQLDKKGNAMYDSKGNPVPKTSHTLNPVNLMLFDPVKRWNLKKDKEAGLGNIAATILELLGYEAPEGYLPSLLEKA, encoded by the coding sequence ATGAATTTACAAAAGAAAAGCAATGTAGATACAGCCAAACAGGTTTTGCTTGTAATTTTAGATGGCGTTGGTTATACCGAAAAGGGTGTAGAGTTTGGAAATGCTGTAGCAAAAGCCGATATGCCCGTATTAAAATCGCTCTGGGCTAAGGAACCTACCATACAAATCAAGGCACACGGAACGGCTGTAGGAATGCCGAGCGATGATGATATGGGTAATTCTGAAGTCGGACATAATGTTCTCGGTTGCGGAAGGGTTTTTAGTCAGGGAGCCAAATTGGTGAATCAGTCTCTTGCATCAAAAGATATGTTTCACGCTGAAACCTGGAAAGCACTGGTTGAAAATTGTAAAATAAAAAGAAGTACCCTGCATTTTATCGGCCTACTTTCAGATGGCAATGTCCATAGCCACATTTCTCACTTAAAACAGATGATTGAGCAGGCAAAAAAGGAGGGAGTGGGAACTGTTCGCATCCACGCTCTTTTGGATGGACGTGATGTACCGGAAAAGTCTGCTTTAGAATACACAGAACCTTTTGAAGAATTCCTAACTTCTTTAAGAGATGAAAACTTTGATGCAAAAATCGCCTCCGGTGGAGGTAGAATGACAATTACTATGGATCGCTATGAAGCCGATTGGCAGATGGTAAAACGAGGTTGGGATATCCACGTTCGCGGTGAGGGAAGGCAATACGGTAGTATTAAAGAAGCTATAGAAGCCCTGCGAAAAGAAGACCCAAAAGTGATTGATCAGTATCTTCCCGGTTTTGTAATTTCCGAGAACGATAAACCACTTGGAAAAATTGTTGATGGGGATTCAGTAATCTTTTTCAACTTCAGGGGAGATAGGGCTATTGAACTTTCTATGGCATTTTCCTACGAGGATTTTGATAAATTCGACAGGGGTAAAAAACCGGATGTTGTATATGCAGGAATGATGCAATATGACGGAGACTTAAAATTACCCGAAAAGTTTTTAGTTTCTCCACCTGCTATAGATAGAACCATCAGCGAATACCTGGCTAAAGCCGGCATAAAACAATATGCAATTTCTGAAACCCAAAAATACGGACACGTCACCTATTTCTGGAATGGAAACCGCTCCGGATATTTTGATAAAAATTTGGAAGCGTATAAGGAAATTCCTTCTGACATTATTCCTTTTGACCAGGCTCCGAAAATGAAAGCCGCTGAGATAACCGAAGAACTTATAAAGGCAGTAGAAAGTCAAGAGTACCCGTTTCTTCGAGTCAACTATGCCAATGGAGATATGGTAGGTCATACAGGGAACTTCGATGCCACTGTTGCCAGTATGGAGTTTTTAGATACCTGTTTAGTAAAACTTATGGAGAGTGCAAAGAAAACAGAAACAGTTGTTCTTATAACAGCCGACCACGGAAACTCTGATGAGATGTACCAACTCGATAAGAAAGGGAATGCAATGTATGATAGCAAGGGAAATCCGGTTCCAAAAACCAGTCATACCTTAAATCCTGTAAACCTGATGCTTTTTGACCCTGTAAAAAGATGGAACTTAAAAAAAGATAAAGAGGCCGGACTCGGAAATATTGCGGCTACTATCCTTGAACTTTTGGGTTACGAAGCTCCGGAAGGTTATCTACCTTCATTATTAGAAAAAGCTTAA
- the rpmF gene encoding 50S ribosomal protein L32 encodes MAAPKRRKSKSKVRSKRSHHAIGKPNLVPCSSCGSFILPHRVCPACGHYKNKLEVAPKEKKPKTEE; translated from the coding sequence ATGGCAGCTCCCAAAAGACGCAAATCAAAATCAAAAGTAAGATCAAAAAGATCTCACCACGCTATAGGGAAGCCTAATTTAGTTCCATGCAGTAGTTGCGGTTCCTTCATTTTACCTCATAGGGTGTGTCCGGCTTGCGGTCACTATAAGAATAAGTTAGAAGTGGCTCCCAAGGAAAAAAAGCCGAAAACTGAAGAATAA
- the plsX gene encoding phosphate acyltransferase PlsX, which produces MWVAVDVMSGDFGPEPIIRGSIDAVNNFRSSVVLVGNEELIIETLLGLEYDSSRVSIVHAPDIITMDDSPAVSVRSMPESSIVQAIKLVANRECVGLFSPGNTGATMAAALLYLGRITGVLRPPIAAPIPQREGSPILLLDAGANVDCKPEFLAQFAIMGEVYVREIFGVKNPKIGILSNGEEDKKGCALSLKTFEILKKLSVNFVGNIEGRDLYGEGKEVDVVICDGFVGNIVLKATEGLAKSFFTLFKKNIEDSSLAKTGALLLKPTLEAMRKRLDYHEYGGAMLLGVNGICVIGHGSSDDLATMNAIRVATECARNDVNVRISENLIRHKI; this is translated from the coding sequence ATGTGGGTCGCCGTAGACGTTATGAGCGGCGATTTCGGGCCTGAGCCTATTATCAGGGGCTCGATAGATGCTGTTAACAATTTCCGCTCTTCAGTTGTACTCGTTGGTAATGAAGAATTAATCATTGAAACTTTATTAGGCTTAGAATATGACTCGTCAAGGGTTTCGATTGTACATGCGCCGGATATCATCACTATGGACGATTCTCCGGCTGTATCTGTGCGTTCGATGCCCGAATCATCCATTGTACAGGCTATCAAGCTTGTAGCCAATCGCGAATGTGTAGGCCTTTTTTCGCCCGGGAATACCGGTGCTACTATGGCTGCAGCACTTCTCTATCTCGGTCGAATCACAGGCGTACTCCGTCCTCCCATAGCCGCTCCTATTCCCCAGAGAGAGGGGAGTCCTATTCTACTCCTTGATGCAGGGGCCAATGTAGACTGTAAGCCTGAATTTTTAGCCCAATTTGCTATTATGGGAGAGGTTTATGTCCGAGAAATTTTTGGAGTGAAAAACCCTAAAATTGGTATTTTATCAAATGGTGAGGAAGATAAAAAAGGTTGTGCATTAAGTCTCAAGACTTTTGAAATCTTGAAAAAACTTTCTGTTAACTTTGTAGGCAATATCGAAGGAAGAGACCTGTACGGGGAAGGTAAAGAAGTGGATGTAGTGATTTGTGATGGTTTTGTCGGAAACATTGTCCTGAAAGCTACAGAAGGTCTGGCCAAGTCTTTTTTTACCTTATTTAAAAAGAATATTGAAGATTCAAGTCTGGCTAAAACCGGGGCTTTGCTTTTAAAACCTACCCTGGAAGCCATGAGAAAAAGACTGGACTACCACGAATACGGCGGGGCTATGCTTTTAGGTGTCAATGGTATCTGTGTTATCGGACATGGTTCCTCGGATGATCTTGCCACTATGAATGCTATCCGTGTAGCTACAGAATGTGCCAGAAATGATGTGAATGTAAGAATTTCAGAAAACCTGATTCGCCATAAAATCTAA